One genomic window of Solanum dulcamara chromosome 12, daSolDulc1.2, whole genome shotgun sequence includes the following:
- the LOC129876864 gene encoding uncharacterized protein LOC129876864, with protein sequence MSSVHSSTVLAETISWYCALFLAIMLVLNCCESSGSDHEFIVQMQGGNYKKMACDEIYVVKEGETLHTISEKCGDPFIVEENPHIHDPDDVFPGLVIKITPYKIH encoded by the coding sequence ATGTCTAGTGTTCATTCATCGACGGTTTTAGCGGAGACGATTTCATGGTATTGTGCATTGTTCTTGGCAATTATGTTGGTGTTGAACTGCTGTGAATCAAGTGGAAGTGATCATGAATTCATAGTGCAAATGCAAGGTGGGAATTATAAGAAAATGGCATGTGATGAAATATATGTAGTGAAAGAAGGAGAAACATTGCATACAATAAGTGAAAAATGTGGTGATCCTTTTATTGTTGAAGAGAATCCACATATTCATGATCCTGATGATGTTTTCCCTGGCTTAGTTATCAAGATTACTCCTTACAAGATTCACTAG
- the LOC129876866 gene encoding uncharacterized mitochondrial protein AtMg00810-like has translation METVYMYQPLGYRDPDRPNHVCLLQKSLYGLKQALGAWNERFADYVHTLEFSYNKTDHSLLIYHRDSFIAYFLLYVDDIILTASSDELRQSIISLLSSEFSMKDLAEIIDCASMTSCKPSPTPVDTKPKLRATISTPFADPSLYRSLAGVCLFMHDPWDEHMNALKRIMRYLQGTLDYGLHLYPSSTTTFVSYNDVDWGGCPDTRRSASGYCVFMGDNLISWSAKRQATLSRSSVKAEYRGISNVIFESCWLRNLLLELHCPIPWATLVYCDNVSAIYLVGNPSQTNAYWLCLRSAFVFVIISYSQSAGLIQLDSCFVR, from the exons ATGGAGACTGTGTACATGTATCAACCTTTGGGTTATCGAGATCCTGATCGGCCTAATCATGTATGTTTGCTGCAGAAATCTCTATATGGACTGAAACAAGCTCTGGGAGCTTGGAATGAGCGATTTGCTGATTATGTCCATACCCTtgagttttcttacaataaGACCGATCATTCTTTGCTTATTTATCATCGAGATTCTTTTATagcttattttttattatatgtcGACGATATTATTTTAACTGCTTCCTCCGATGAGCTTCGCCAGTCTATCATATCACTTCTTAGCTCAGAATTTTCTATGAAGGATTTGG CTGAGATTATTGACTGCGCTAGCATGACCTCGTGTAAGCCATCTCCTACTCCTGTTGATACAAAGCCGAAGCTTAGGGCTACTATAAGCACACCATTTGCGGACCCATCACTTTATCGGAGTCTTGCTGGG GTATGCTTATTTATGCATGACCCATGGGATGAGCACATGAACGCTCTCAAGCGCATCATGCGCTACCTACAAGGTACTTTGGATTATGGTCTTCACCTTTATCCCTCTTCCACAACCACTTTTGTCTCCTATAATGATGTTGATTGGGGTGGGTGCCCTGATACACGACGTTCAGCTTCGGGTTATTGTGTCTTTATGGGTGATAACTTGATCTCATGGTCCGCCAAACGTCAAGCTACTTTATCCCGTTCGAGTGTAAAAGCAGAATACCGAGGGATTTCCAATGTGATTTTTGAATCGTGTTGGTTGCGAAACTTGCTTTTGGAACTTCATTGTCCTATTCCATGGGCTACTTTGGTTTACTGTGATAATGTTAGTGCCATTTATCTGGTTGGTAATCCTTCTCAAACAAATGCTTATTGGTTGTGTTTGAGAAGTGCATTTGTTTTCGTAATTATCTCATATTCACAATCTGCTGGTCTGATTCAATTAGATTCATGTTTTgtgagataa
- the LOC129876545 gene encoding uridine nucleosidase 1-like isoform X2, whose protein sequence is MSISGSLPDGLVTKYREKIIIDTDPGIDDSMAILMAFQTPEVEILGLTTIFGNATTKDATRNALILCETAGYPDIPVAEGSLEPLKRGEPHVADFVHGSDGLGNLFLPSPNSKKIKKSAFEFLVDKVSEYPGEVSILALGPLTNLALIYGDPEAADIVFTSGANIDVVGINITTQIKMTDADLDELRQSEGKHAKFLCNMCKFYRDFHVKSEGVYGVFPHDPVTFVALVRPDLFTYKKGVVRVETQGICIGHTLLDEGLKKWNTSNPWTQYSPVSVAWTVDVDEVLNYIKKMLMKP, encoded by the exons ATGTCGATTTCTGGTAGTTTGCCTGATGGATTGGTGACTAAATACCGTGAAAAAATCATCATAGATACTGATCCTGGCATTG ATGACAGCATGGCGATATTAATGGCATTCCAGACTCCAGAAGTTGAGATATTAGGCTTAACTACCATATTTGGAAATGCTACTACGAAAGATGCTACACGAAATGCATTAATTTTG TGTGAGACTGCAGGATATCCAGATATCCCGGTGGCAGAAGGCAGCCTTGAACCTCTGAAG AGAGGAGAACCACATGTTGCAGACTTTGTTCATGGTTCAGATGGATTAGGCAACTTATTCTTACCTTCtccaaattctaaaaaaatcaagaaatctGCATTTGAATTTCTGGTGGATAAAGTATCTGAATATCCTGGTGAAGTATCTATACTTGCACTAGGACCACTGACAAATCTAGCTCTG ATATATGGGGATCCAGAAGCTGCAGATATTGTATTCACCTCAGGAGCAAATATTGATGTTGTTGGCATCAACATTACCacacaaattaaaatgacaG ATGCTGACCTTGATGAACTGAGGCAATCCGAAGGAAAACATGCTAAATTTTTGTGCAACATGTGCAAATTTTACCGTGATTTTCATGTAAAGTCAGAAGGCGTATATG gAGTTTTTCCTCATGATCCTGTCACTTTTGTGGCACTAGTTCGACCTGACCTCTTCACGTACAAGAAAGGTGTTGTGAGGGTTGAGACACAGGGCATTTGCATTGGGCATACGCTCTTGGACGAAGGGCTAAAGAA GTGGAATACGAGCAATCCGTGGACACAGTATTCTCCAGTTTCAGTTGCATGGACAGTTGATGTGGATGAAGTTCTGAATTATATCAAGAAAATGCTGATGAAACCAtga
- the LOC129876545 gene encoding uridine nucleosidase 1-like isoform X1: MSISGSLPDGLVTKYREKIIIDTDPGIDDSMAILMAFQTPEVEILGLTTIFGNATTKDATRNALILCETAGYPDIPVAEGSLEPLKRGEPHVADFVHGSDGLGNLFLPSPNSKKIKKSAFEFLVDKVSEYPGEVSILALGPLTNLALAAKRDSNFASKVKRVVILGGSFFSLGNVNPAAEANIYGDPEAADIVFTSGANIDVVGINITTQIKMTDADLDELRQSEGKHAKFLCNMCKFYRDFHVKSEGVYGVFPHDPVTFVALVRPDLFTYKKGVVRVETQGICIGHTLLDEGLKKWNTSNPWTQYSPVSVAWTVDVDEVLNYIKKMLMKP, encoded by the exons ATGTCGATTTCTGGTAGTTTGCCTGATGGATTGGTGACTAAATACCGTGAAAAAATCATCATAGATACTGATCCTGGCATTG ATGACAGCATGGCGATATTAATGGCATTCCAGACTCCAGAAGTTGAGATATTAGGCTTAACTACCATATTTGGAAATGCTACTACGAAAGATGCTACACGAAATGCATTAATTTTG TGTGAGACTGCAGGATATCCAGATATCCCGGTGGCAGAAGGCAGCCTTGAACCTCTGAAG AGAGGAGAACCACATGTTGCAGACTTTGTTCATGGTTCAGATGGATTAGGCAACTTATTCTTACCTTCtccaaattctaaaaaaatcaagaaatctGCATTTGAATTTCTGGTGGATAAAGTATCTGAATATCCTGGTGAAGTATCTATACTTGCACTAGGACCACTGACAAATCTAGCTCTG GCTGCTAAACGAGACTCAAACTTTGCAAGCAAGGTGAAGAGGGTGGTAATACTTGGCGgttccttcttttctttgggAAATGTTAATCCCGCTGCAGAAGCAAAT ATATATGGGGATCCAGAAGCTGCAGATATTGTATTCACCTCAGGAGCAAATATTGATGTTGTTGGCATCAACATTACCacacaaattaaaatgacaG ATGCTGACCTTGATGAACTGAGGCAATCCGAAGGAAAACATGCTAAATTTTTGTGCAACATGTGCAAATTTTACCGTGATTTTCATGTAAAGTCAGAAGGCGTATATG gAGTTTTTCCTCATGATCCTGTCACTTTTGTGGCACTAGTTCGACCTGACCTCTTCACGTACAAGAAAGGTGTTGTGAGGGTTGAGACACAGGGCATTTGCATTGGGCATACGCTCTTGGACGAAGGGCTAAAGAA GTGGAATACGAGCAATCCGTGGACACAGTATTCTCCAGTTTCAGTTGCATGGACAGTTGATGTGGATGAAGTTCTGAATTATATCAAGAAAATGCTGATGAAACCAtga
- the LOC129876867 gene encoding uncharacterized protein LOC129876867 has protein sequence MNKSFIYFGGVTDQMKETILHQFQFNYGEFPFKYLGIPLSTKKLSLMQWTPLVNKIIARITSWTAKKLSYAGRMQLVQSVLFGIQAYWSQLFIIPTKVLKLIEAYCRSFIWSSTNTITKRALIAWEKMCLPKSAGGMRLINIHLWNQVAIAKTYWDLAHKTDKLWIRWIHSYYIKSHIVFNVSIPQQASWMIRKILAARVILEQIHTQRDSPTTANFYVHLLGNRPTAPWKNMMFNNSARPKAIVTMWIMLQNKLPTIDRLTSWGMDVNQQCKLCQQELENRKHLFTQCEFTRAIWKKLLNLIKWPLFHADTWDMHLEWTLKQSKGKSHNAQLFKLIYVECSYAIWMERNQRTFEEKRKNYEEITKEIAYMCTLRDPLAISTQLQQSLLF, from the coding sequence ATGaataagagttttatttattttggtggaGTCACTGATCAGATGAAGGAGACCATACTGCATCAGTTCCAGTTTAACTATGGGGAGTTCCCTTTCAAGTATCTTGGTATTCCTTTATCCACTAAAAAGTTATCTCTTATGCAATGGACACCTCTAGTGAATAAAATTATAGCTCGAATTACCTCCTGGACTGCCAAGAAACTTTCGTATGCAGGAAGAATGCAATTAGTTCAATCAGTTCTCTTTGGAATCCAAGCTTACTGGTCCCAATTATTCATTATACCTACAAAAGTCCTTAAACTCATTGAGGCTTATTGTAGGAGCTTCATATGGTCAAGTACCAACACCATCACCAAGAGAGCACTGATAGCATGGGAGAAGATGTGCTTACCTAAGTCTGCTGGAGGAATGAGGCTCATCAACATACACCTATGGAACCAAGTTGCTATTGCTAAGACCTATTGGGATCTTGCTCATAAAACTGATAAACTATGGATTAGATGGATCCATTCTTATTATATAAAATCCCATATTGTCTTTAATGTTTCTATACCTCAACAGGCTTCATGGATGATTAGGAAGATACTTGCAGCTAGAGTGATACTAGAACAGATACACACTCAAAGAGACTCACCAACTACTGCAAATTTTTATGTGCATTTGCTGGGTAATAGACCAACAGCCCCCTGGAAAAATATGATGTTTAACAACAGTGCAAGACCAAAGGCTATTGTTACAATGTGGATCATGCTGCAGAATAAACTCCCAACTATAGACAGATTAACCTCTTGGGGAATGGATGtcaaccaacaatgcaaactCTGTCAACAAGAGCTGGAAAATAGAAAGCATCTGTTTACTCAATGTGAATTTACTAGAGCTATTTGGAAGAAACTGCTTAATTTGATTAAATGGCCACTCTTTCACGCTGATACATGGGATATGCATTTGGAATGGACTCTGAAACAATCTAAAGGCAAGTCTCATAATGCACAACTCTTCAAATTAATATATGTTGAGTGCTCTTATGCAATATGGATGGAAAGAAACCAGAGAacttttgaagaaaaaagaaaaaactatgAAGAGATAACTAAGGAAATAGCATATATGTGCACTTTGAGAGATCCTTTGGCGATTAGTACTCAACTACAACAATCTCTCCTCTTCTGA